A single Tuberibacillus sp. Marseille-P3662 DNA region contains:
- a CDS encoding GerAB/ArcD/ProY family transporter, with protein MGKVHVPENRQVSGFYLFYLIHTMQAGVGMLGYQKYVTDVSENDAWISVLIAGLSVNVILFFMFKLLDKHKGDLVEVNRLYLGKWIGGLISTIYAVYFITVGVTVLRTYTEIVQVWVFPKLGTSFFVLTILLLIYYIVSGGFRIVNGVVFLGVAVPFWLLVILFFNIPFSDFTSIFPVYDHSTTTILKGSNVALLNYLGFSSLMIFYPFIKDGNKSKKWAHLGAVLTTAAYTLIIVVAIAFFSEGQLNDTYWATLSLVKYVQFPFLERLEFIYISFWLLIVLPNIAVSFWAASRILKRVYPIKQKHALILILILSMIGSVLITTRQGISQLNTQTALFGTILTYIYIPGLFVLSLIFGKGRTKE; from the coding sequence ATGGGCAAGGTACATGTTCCGGAAAACAGACAAGTGTCTGGGTTTTACTTATTCTATCTCATTCATACGATGCAAGCCGGTGTCGGTATGCTTGGTTATCAGAAATATGTGACCGATGTCTCCGAAAATGATGCTTGGATATCTGTTTTGATTGCGGGATTGTCCGTTAATGTGATTCTCTTTTTTATGTTTAAGCTATTAGACAAACATAAAGGTGATCTCGTTGAGGTGAATCGTCTTTATCTAGGAAAGTGGATTGGTGGGCTAATCAGTACGATTTATGCTGTTTATTTTATAACGGTGGGTGTGACTGTCTTAAGAACCTACACAGAAATTGTTCAAGTTTGGGTGTTTCCGAAGTTAGGAACAAGCTTTTTTGTGTTAACGATTCTTTTATTAATATATTATATCGTTTCCGGTGGATTTCGCATCGTCAATGGTGTCGTCTTTCTTGGTGTTGCTGTACCATTTTGGCTGCTTGTGATTTTGTTTTTTAATATTCCATTTTCAGATTTCACCTCAATTTTTCCAGTTTATGATCACTCAACCACAACGATTTTAAAGGGATCAAATGTGGCATTGTTAAATTATTTGGGGTTTAGCTCACTGATGATCTTTTATCCTTTTATTAAAGATGGAAATAAATCAAAAAAATGGGCTCACTTAGGGGCGGTTTTAACCACAGCGGCTTATACATTAATTATTGTGGTAGCCATTGCTTTTTTCAGTGAAGGGCAATTGAATGATACTTATTGGGCTACTTTAAGTCTTGTTAAATACGTGCAATTTCCGTTTCTTGAACGGCTGGAGTTTATTTATATCTCATTTTGGTTATTAATTGTCCTGCCTAATATAGCTGTTTCATTTTGGGCGGCAAGCCGGATATTGAAAAGAGTCTATCCTATCAAACAAAAGCATGCACTTATTTTAATATTGATTCTTTCAATGATCGGTTCAGTCTTAATAACCACACGTCAGGGGATCAGTCAATTGAACACACAGACAGCATTATTTGGTACGATTCTCACCTATATTTATATCCCTGGCTTATTCGTGTTGTCACTGATTTTTGGGAAAGGGCGGACGAAGGAATGA
- a CDS encoding Ger(x)C family spore germination protein: protein MIRIVIIILTCLMLSGCVQQRILDQVQSVHSVAFDYVDDDSVKGTLTMPKFNPDKTVDISVFQKVSPSNESFRLSANSASPKAITSGQARVALFGQELAENGVVHTINTLYRDPSVGTRLYLAVTEGKAGKFLEKSYPLADSPSLYISDLIKQNINGDNLPRTDLHYFVNQYYDPFQDPFLPLLKLSEDKVNVVGLAIFDGYKYVGKINMHQAYVFKSMLHDSDSGKYPIKFGDYSRPNTAVVETLESKRKRKVKMTSGTPVFDITIKIRGKINENIKDINLKDPKTIKKVEKEMEDSVKKNGLNMLKVLQEKHVDPLGFGSDLKHQVRGIDSSEWRDELYSRAQFNIHVKVNIVQTGITE, encoded by the coding sequence ATGATTCGTATTGTTATCATTATCCTGACATGTTTGATGTTATCTGGCTGTGTCCAACAGAGAATTCTCGACCAAGTTCAATCCGTTCACAGTGTGGCTTTTGACTATGTCGATGATGACAGCGTTAAGGGAACGCTCACAATGCCAAAATTCAACCCAGACAAAACCGTTGATATATCTGTATTTCAAAAAGTAAGTCCATCGAACGAATCGTTTAGATTAAGTGCCAATAGCGCTTCACCCAAAGCCATTACAAGTGGCCAAGCCCGGGTGGCATTATTTGGACAAGAACTTGCAGAAAATGGTGTTGTTCATACAATTAATACTTTATACAGGGATCCAAGTGTGGGGACAAGACTCTATTTAGCCGTAACGGAAGGTAAAGCGGGTAAGTTCCTGGAAAAAAGTTACCCATTAGCAGATTCACCATCGTTATATATTTCTGATCTTATTAAACAGAATATTAATGGGGATAATCTGCCGAGAACCGATCTGCATTATTTTGTGAATCAGTATTACGATCCTTTTCAAGATCCATTTTTACCCCTGCTTAAATTAAGTGAAGATAAAGTTAATGTTGTAGGTCTAGCGATATTTGATGGGTATAAATATGTCGGGAAAATCAATATGCATCAGGCCTATGTTTTCAAGTCAATGCTTCATGATTCCGATTCTGGGAAATATCCGATCAAATTTGGTGATTATAGCCGTCCTAATACAGCTGTTGTCGAAACCTTGGAATCTAAACGAAAGCGGAAGGTTAAGATGACATCAGGCACTCCCGTTTTCGATATTACTATCAAGATAAGAGGAAAAATTAATGAAAACATTAAGGATATTAACTTAAAGGATCCTAAGACAATAAAGAAAGTTGAAAAGGAAATGGAAGATTCGGTTAAGAAGAATGGATTAAACATGCTTAAAGTTCTTCAGGAAAAGCATGTGGATCCACTCGGCTTTGGAAGTGATCTTAAGCATCAGGTGAGAGGTATTGATAGTTCCGAGTGGCGTGATGAATTATATAGTCGTGCTCAGTTTAACATTCATGTAAAAGTTAATATTGTCCAAACAGGAATCACTGAATAA
- a CDS encoding YitT family protein — translation MIKKATAILLASMILAMGIDGFIVPYQLLDGGMIGIGLIIKYTFGFRPGLTILFFSLPIYIFIFFYRRRYFYNSLHGLLISSFFIDLFAPLRGQFHLPLIMSAILGGLLVGIGIGTLLRFETSTGGLDLLALFIADKWPLNVGIIILIMDASILIIGSETAGINLAFSTVIVCLAGLMTTLLTVKSDSHS, via the coding sequence ATGATAAAAAAAGCCACAGCAATCTTATTGGCAAGTATGATATTGGCGATGGGCATCGATGGTTTCATTGTTCCCTATCAACTTCTGGATGGCGGTATGATCGGCATTGGTTTAATTATTAAATATACATTTGGCTTTCGGCCTGGTTTGACGATTTTGTTCTTCAGCTTACCGATCTACATTTTTATTTTTTTCTATCGGCGTCGTTACTTTTATAATAGTTTACACGGTTTACTTATCTCATCGTTTTTTATTGATTTGTTTGCGCCGTTACGAGGCCAGTTTCATTTGCCATTAATCATGAGCGCGATTCTAGGAGGTCTGTTAGTCGGTATTGGTATCGGTACCTTGCTTCGATTTGAAACAAGTACCGGTGGCCTTGATCTGCTGGCCTTATTTATTGCTGACAAATGGCCGTTAAATGTAGGGATTATTATACTTATAATGGATGCGAGCATCTTAATAATCGGTTCGGAGACAGCAGGGATTAACCTAGCCTTTTCTACTGTGATTGTATGTTTAGCCGGATTAATGACAACGCTATTAACAGTGAAATCAGATTCTCATTCTTAA
- the spoIIP gene encoding stage II sporulation protein P, translated as MFQPITPQQNAPLRKISGLFIAFLVGIFIICGILSSQMLNNVLFVGKINQALTELKAEFIVDWMSAENPYLAEILPANYQENSFSQQALTAVTNINFQDERSFLGNELPGFSIFDTKILAAGQGTDYTNIPVESPPPMEYIKDQRNQAGNQEQNDEKQPPVQSEDVQGAKVFMYHTHSYEAYLPLLGLKGADSAAKASSNDASKSVLHVGKMLKDQLSQKGVKAVHDQTYVPRILKEHKNWDWYDSYQASRTVVKPAINSKTDYDLLIDIHRDSQRKKETTATINGEKYARVSFIYGEAHNGYQKNLSVMKKLNKQLNDQYPGLSLGVFGKGKTEGNGIYNQDLGSNVILIEIGGVDNTEAELNRTVEALSNVFSEYVKQAEHI; from the coding sequence ATGTTTCAACCGATAACCCCTCAACAAAATGCGCCGCTTCGAAAAATTTCCGGTTTATTTATAGCTTTTCTTGTCGGCATCTTTATCATTTGCGGGATTTTATCGTCACAAATGCTGAACAACGTCTTGTTTGTCGGAAAGATTAACCAAGCCTTAACCGAATTGAAAGCGGAGTTTATTGTTGATTGGATGAGTGCGGAGAATCCTTATTTAGCAGAAATATTACCTGCAAACTATCAAGAAAATAGCTTTTCGCAGCAAGCATTAACAGCCGTAACGAATATTAATTTTCAAGATGAACGGAGCTTTCTTGGCAATGAATTACCTGGCTTCTCAATATTTGATACAAAAATTTTGGCAGCTGGCCAAGGGACCGATTATACCAATATTCCTGTTGAATCACCGCCACCGATGGAATATATTAAAGATCAGCGTAATCAAGCTGGAAATCAAGAACAGAATGATGAGAAGCAACCGCCCGTACAATCGGAAGATGTTCAGGGGGCGAAGGTCTTTATGTATCACACGCATTCTTATGAAGCGTATCTTCCTTTATTAGGGTTAAAAGGTGCTGATAGCGCCGCTAAAGCTTCATCTAATGACGCTAGTAAGAGTGTTTTACATGTGGGAAAAATGTTGAAAGACCAGTTGTCCCAAAAAGGGGTCAAAGCAGTTCATGATCAAACTTATGTGCCACGCATATTGAAAGAACATAAAAATTGGGATTGGTATGATTCTTACCAAGCTTCAAGAACTGTTGTGAAGCCGGCGATTAATAGTAAAACGGACTATGACCTATTGATCGATATTCACCGGGATTCACAAAGAAAAAAAGAGACCACAGCAACGATTAATGGTGAAAAGTATGCTCGAGTATCATTCATATACGGTGAAGCCCATAATGGTTACCAGAAGAATCTTAGTGTTATGAAAAAGTTGAATAAACAGCTCAATGATCAATATCCGGGTTTGAGTCTCGGGGTTTTCGGAAAAGGAAAAACAGAAGGGAACGGGATCTATAATCAAGATTTAGGATCCAATGTAATTTTGATAGAAATTGGCGGTGTTGATAACACAGAAGCTGAACTCAATCGAACGGTTGAAGCTCTATCTAATGTGTTTAGTGAATATGTGAAACAGGCTGAACATATATAA
- a CDS encoding fluoride efflux transporter FluC has product MKMSICIGLFGMVGASMRYVISLWLNVSAYGFPYGTLLVNLTGCVLLGWLTSYIKKLDVSDYIKNGVGTGLLGSYTTFSTLSTETVQLFYDSWPLAFVYILFSALGGLIAAYMGYKLGERHYRNHKEVQHQ; this is encoded by the coding sequence ATGAAAATGTCGATCTGTATTGGCCTGTTTGGCATGGTAGGCGCATCAATGAGGTATGTTATCAGTCTTTGGTTGAATGTGTCAGCTTACGGTTTTCCTTATGGCACATTACTGGTCAACTTAACCGGTTGTGTCCTGCTCGGATGGTTAACCTCTTATATCAAAAAGCTTGATGTATCCGATTATATTAAAAATGGTGTCGGTACTGGTTTGCTTGGTTCATATACCACTTTCTCAACGTTGAGTACTGAGACCGTGCAATTATTCTATGATTCGTGGCCATTAGCCTTTGTTTATATTCTTTTCAGTGCTCTAGGTGGTTTAATTGCGGCGTATATGGGTTACAAACTCGGCGAGCGCCATTATCGGAATCATAAAGAGGTGCAACATCAATGA
- the crcB gene encoding fluoride efflux transporter CrcB, with product MMGWIGLCIGAFFGAIGRYLLSRWNKGRMIPLGTLAANLIGSLLLGIVIALPLSMETRLMLGTGFMGSLTTFSTFNVENIEGMLKKHWRQMVLYMTLTFCLGLILAFIGMRIGQFMISIF from the coding sequence ATGATGGGTTGGATAGGCCTTTGTATAGGAGCTTTTTTTGGTGCGATTGGACGATATTTATTAAGTCGTTGGAATAAAGGGAGAATGATTCCATTAGGCACACTAGCTGCTAATCTGATTGGGTCGCTTTTGCTTGGAATCGTTATTGCCTTGCCATTATCTATGGAAACTCGTTTAATGTTAGGCACAGGTTTCATGGGATCGTTAACGACTTTTTCGACGTTTAATGTGGAGAACATAGAAGGGATGTTAAAAAAACATTGGCGCCAAATGGTGCTTTATATGACACTCACTTTTTGTCTTGGCCTTATTCTGGCCTTCATTGGTATGAGGATTGGGCAATTTATGATTAGCATCTTTTGA
- the resA gene encoding thiol-disulfide oxidoreductase ResA, translating into MDEQKRKKIYMSKNRRLVIRTIILILLVAAISYTIYEIFTNEEPVKADDMARDFTLKTADDEKLQLSDYRGKGVVLNFWGSWCDPCKREMPHLNAAYHSDKVNDVEIIAVNIEESSLTVKQFVDRYKLDFPVLMDRDGIVKDAYGIKPIPTTFFINPQGKVVKVKKGEMTSTQEVLNYMKEIQP; encoded by the coding sequence ATGGATGAACAAAAGCGAAAAAAAATATACATGAGTAAAAATCGTCGGCTGGTGATCCGAACGATTATACTTATCCTTTTGGTTGCGGCAATTAGCTATACAATCTATGAAATTTTCACCAATGAAGAGCCCGTTAAAGCCGATGATATGGCACGTGATTTTACGCTTAAAACGGCTGATGACGAGAAGCTCCAGTTGTCTGATTATCGGGGCAAAGGGGTGGTATTGAATTTCTGGGGAAGTTGGTGTGATCCTTGTAAACGGGAAATGCCGCACTTAAATGCTGCTTATCATAGCGATAAAGTGAATGATGTTGAAATTATTGCAGTCAATATTGAAGAATCTTCCTTAACCGTTAAACAATTTGTTGACCGTTACAAACTGGACTTTCCGGTTCTCATGGATCGGGATGGTATCGTAAAGGATGCTTATGGTATCAAACCAATACCAACGACCTTTTTTATTAACCCTCAAGGTAAGGTCGTTAAAGTTAAGAAGGGAGAAATGACAAGTACTCAAGAAGTGTTAAATTATATGAAAGAGATTCAACCATAA
- a CDS encoding cytochrome c biogenesis CcdA family protein: MGVNVNAFLAFGAGLLSFVSPCTLPLYPAFLSYITGLSVDELKQKGIIQKRALLHTLFFLIGFSIVFSAFGFTSTLIGQFLFKNMDIFRHIGAVLIIIMGLMILGVFTPQFLMQERRLSFKNRPSGMIGSVLIGMGFAAGWTPCAGPILVAVWGMAATHPSMAYFYMFLYVIGFAIPFFLLAFFIGKLQWIQRRSQTFMKVGGIIMIILGIMLFFDWLSLITVYLSKLTGFQGL, encoded by the coding sequence ATGGGTGTCAACGTCAATGCTTTTTTGGCATTTGGTGCGGGGTTACTATCATTTGTATCACCATGTACCTTACCCCTCTATCCGGCCTTTTTGTCCTACATTACCGGTTTATCAGTTGATGAATTGAAACAAAAGGGCATTATTCAAAAGCGTGCTTTATTACATACATTGTTTTTTCTCATTGGGTTTTCAATTGTCTTTTCGGCTTTCGGATTTACGTCTACATTAATCGGACAGTTTTTATTTAAAAACATGGATATTTTTAGACATATTGGTGCTGTTCTCATCATAATCATGGGGTTGATGATTCTTGGCGTCTTTACTCCCCAGTTTCTGATGCAAGAGCGCCGGTTATCATTTAAGAATCGTCCAAGCGGTATGATTGGTTCGGTATTGATTGGAATGGGGTTTGCAGCTGGATGGACCCCGTGTGCCGGTCCGATATTAGTAGCCGTATGGGGAATGGCAGCCACACATCCGAGTATGGCCTATTTTTATATGTTTCTATATGTGATCGGCTTTGCGATTCCTTTCTTTTTACTGGCATTCTTCATTGGAAAATTACAGTGGATTCAGCGACGCTCACAAACATTTATGAAAGTCGGCGGAATCATCATGATAATCCTTGGTATCATGTTATTTTTTGATTGGTTAAGTTTAATAACGGTCTATTTAAGTAAGCTCACAGGTTTTCAAGGTTTGTAA
- a CDS encoding TlpA family protein disulfide reductase: MNKKWILIFVVAAAVIFITIYLNQYNDALGSDDTNAGKDESLSTQTSSSQPSKKEAAPQVTHPAPSFHLETVDGAKSYSLEDAKGKPLILNFWASWCGPCQDEASGFQGLYQKYKDDVQIYGINLTQKDNVKAAKQFMKTYDLSFPVLMDKKGKVSEKYWIRPIPTTFFIDADGTIVYVHKGYLKEQKLERLIQQLIG, encoded by the coding sequence TTGAATAAAAAATGGATTCTAATTTTTGTGGTAGCCGCAGCCGTCATTTTTATTACAATTTACTTGAATCAGTATAATGATGCGTTGGGTTCCGATGATACCAATGCCGGTAAAGATGAATCATTGTCGACCCAAACGTCATCAAGTCAGCCTTCCAAAAAGGAAGCCGCACCACAGGTGACGCATCCCGCGCCCTCGTTTCATCTGGAAACAGTTGATGGAGCAAAGTCGTACAGTTTAGAGGATGCCAAGGGCAAACCCTTGATTCTCAATTTTTGGGCATCATGGTGTGGACCTTGCCAAGACGAAGCTTCAGGCTTTCAAGGGTTGTATCAGAAATATAAAGATGATGTACAGATTTACGGCATTAATCTAACTCAAAAAGATAACGTCAAGGCCGCCAAACAATTTATGAAAACCTATGATTTATCGTTTCCCGTATTAATGGATAAGAAGGGAAAAGTGTCGGAAAAGTATTGGATCAGACCCATTCCAACAACGTTTTTTATTGATGCTGATGGCACCATTGTTTATGTCCATAAAGGTTATTTAAAGGAACAAAAGCTGGAAAGGCTGATTCAGCAGTTAATTGGATAA
- a CDS encoding LTA synthase family protein codes for MMDKIKNGFKNGLKGLNKYNFFMIAILLFWLKSYIVFNWVLDLNIENSMQAFILFISPLSSALFFFGFSLFFKGVWHRVAIIVIQVVLTGLLYANVVYGRFFNDFLTFADIFMWKNAGDLGHSTGSLIHGFDFMFWLDVFAVIALAFFMKIRQTKKSRFAVQMTIFALAIGIFMVNLSLAEGQRSQLLTRAFDRAKLVKLLGLYNYHVYDIAMNVKASTQKALADSSDVVNVKNYVKAHDVQPSDKFFGAAKNKNVILVSMESTQNFLIDYKLNGKEVTPFLNDLKDKVFYFDNFYHNTGQGKTSDAEFLIDNSLYPLPGGSVFMNYPSNEYNATPEILDKQGYQSVSFHGNHASFWNRDIMYQTLGYDKFYSEKYFNMKPDNTLNYGLKDKPFVKQAVPMLKDVEQPFYSKFLTLSNHFPFPLDPGEASIEPANTNDGVVNRYFQTARYQDEALKQFFQKLKDAGIYDDSIIILYGDHYGISENHNKAMTKILGVDEITPYRHQQLQEVPLFIHIPGMDGKQSKVMHTVGGQIDLKSTILNLLGVKAEDDIAFGSSLFSPEHRDFTIFRDGSFATDQYVYSAKHEICYEKQDGEKLKGKKVDIKSCQPFIKEARHELNLSDNVIFGDLLRFNDEDNAANNSNSKKQKADNKH; via the coding sequence ATGATGGATAAAATAAAAAATGGTTTCAAAAATGGACTCAAAGGGTTAAATAAGTATAATTTTTTCATGATAGCCATTCTCTTATTTTGGTTGAAATCTTATATCGTATTTAACTGGGTTCTTGATTTAAACATTGAAAATAGCATGCAGGCATTTATCTTGTTTATTTCGCCTCTGAGTTCGGCTCTCTTCTTTTTCGGATTCAGCTTATTTTTTAAAGGGGTGTGGCATCGCGTTGCTATAATAGTCATTCAAGTCGTGTTGACAGGCTTACTATACGCCAACGTTGTCTACGGCCGCTTTTTTAATGATTTTCTCACGTTTGCCGATATTTTTATGTGGAAAAACGCCGGTGATTTAGGCCACAGTACAGGATCATTAATCCATGGCTTTGATTTCATGTTTTGGCTGGACGTATTTGCAGTCATTGCTTTAGCTTTTTTCATGAAAATACGTCAAACCAAAAAATCTCGGTTTGCTGTTCAAATGACAATTTTTGCTTTAGCTATCGGGATTTTCATGGTCAATCTTTCACTTGCTGAAGGTCAAAGATCACAGTTACTAACGCGCGCCTTCGACCGCGCTAAACTTGTAAAACTGCTTGGATTATATAATTATCACGTCTATGATATCGCCATGAATGTCAAAGCATCGACACAAAAGGCCTTGGCGGATTCAAGTGATGTTGTTAATGTAAAGAACTATGTTAAGGCGCATGATGTTCAACCCAGTGACAAGTTTTTTGGTGCTGCTAAGAATAAGAACGTGATTTTAGTATCAATGGAATCGACACAAAACTTCTTAATTGATTACAAGCTAAACGGCAAAGAGGTCACACCGTTTCTAAATGATTTGAAGGACAAAGTATTCTATTTTGATAATTTTTACCATAATACGGGACAAGGTAAAACATCCGACGCTGAGTTCCTAATTGACAATTCATTATATCCGTTACCAGGCGGATCTGTATTCATGAACTATCCGTCGAATGAATACAACGCTACACCGGAAATCTTAGATAAACAGGGTTATCAGTCCGTCTCTTTTCACGGCAACCATGCAAGTTTTTGGAATCGCGACATTATGTACCAAACCTTGGGTTATGACAAGTTTTATTCGGAAAAATATTTTAACATGAAACCAGATAATACGTTAAACTATGGTCTGAAGGATAAACCTTTTGTTAAACAAGCTGTACCTATGTTAAAGGATGTTGAGCAACCGTTTTATTCTAAATTTCTTACACTGTCTAATCACTTCCCGTTTCCACTGGATCCTGGAGAGGCATCGATTGAACCAGCTAATACGAATGATGGTGTCGTGAATCGCTATTTTCAAACAGCGCGGTATCAAGATGAAGCGTTAAAACAGTTCTTCCAAAAATTAAAAGACGCTGGAATATATGATGACTCCATTATCATTCTTTACGGTGATCATTATGGTATTTCAGAGAATCATAATAAAGCCATGACCAAAATTCTTGGTGTTGATGAAATTACTCCATATCGTCATCAACAATTACAAGAGGTCCCGCTTTTTATTCATATTCCTGGAATGGACGGGAAACAATCAAAGGTCATGCATACCGTTGGCGGTCAAATTGACTTGAAAAGTACGATTCTTAACTTATTAGGGGTTAAGGCTGAAGACGATATTGCGTTTGGCTCTTCCCTATTCTCACCTGAACATAGGGATTTCACGATTTTCCGTGATGGAAGTTTTGCGACTGACCAATATGTCTATTCTGCCAAGCATGAGATTTGTTATGAAAAACAGGATGGCGAGAAACTTAAAGGCAAAAAAGTTGATATTAAGTCTTGTCAACCGTTCATCAAGGAAGCTCGACATGAGTTAAATCTCTCAGATAACGTCATTTTCGGTGATCTTCTCCGTTTTAATGACGAAGATAACGCAGCCAACAATAGTAATAGTAAGAAGCAGAAAGCTGATAACAAACATTAA
- the mug gene encoding G/U mismatch-specific DNA glycosylase, whose translation MKSLEDHVEAGLNLLFVGFNPSLKSGETGHHYANPNNRFWSILYRSGLTERKLKPEEDAHVLKYHYGLTNIVDRPTKGAEGISNDEYKKGAERLKRKIETLHPAIVCYVGKGVYQAFSGRRKVLWGEQETSMIPGTIDFVAPSSSGLVRMKLDEIVAIYQKLLPLLEGNRTH comes from the coding sequence TTGAAATCGCTTGAAGATCATGTTGAAGCTGGTTTAAACCTATTATTTGTCGGCTTTAATCCGTCCCTAAAGTCTGGTGAAACGGGTCATCACTATGCGAATCCGAATAATCGATTCTGGTCGATACTATATCGATCTGGTTTGACTGAGCGAAAACTAAAACCAGAGGAGGACGCTCATGTCTTAAAATATCATTATGGTTTAACGAATATCGTTGATCGTCCGACCAAAGGGGCAGAAGGGATTTCTAACGACGAATATAAGAAAGGCGCGGAAAGATTGAAGAGAAAGATTGAAACCTTGCACCCTGCCATTGTTTGCTACGTCGGTAAAGGGGTTTATCAAGCCTTCAGCGGTCGACGAAAAGTGTTATGGGGGGAGCAAGAAACTTCGATGATACCAGGGACAATCGATTTTGTTGCTCCCTCCTCCAGCGGGCTTGTCAGAATGAAATTAGATGAAATTGTGGCGATTTATCAAAAATTATTACCATTATTAGAAGGAAACAGAACGCATTAA